In Cryptococcus neoformans var. neoformans B-3501A chromosome 11, whole genome shotgun sequence, the genomic window CTAGCATCAAGACTTCTGGGGATACTAAGAACATCGTTACTCTCACTAGAGTCTCGAGCATTCTTTCCTCTATTTTTGGTAGCAATAATTCGGACAATTCGCCAGACTCCAGAAGTTCCATGAAAGAACGACTTGCTATCCGAAGGCTGTCCAAAAGAGTTCAAAAGCAGGGAAATTCGAGTGCGAAATCTTCCCAGGGCTCCACACCATGCCAGTCTCCTGGTTCGAGGTCACCGCTCATATTGCTGGGGGAGCTCAGGCCAGAAGAGCCTACTGAAGAGATTACCAAACCTGTTCAAGTCTTTCGAACCTCTGGTATCTTTGGAATAAGGGACGACGGTTCAGAAGACTATGACGCTCAGGAGCACGAGCAAGCTCATGCTTTCAGTTCTACTGGTTTCAAGAGCATTCCTGAGCGAGCGGGCTCTCCGCATACTCAGTCGGATGGCGTAAGAAGGATCCTTTACGTGGAGAATCATGTGGAGGAACAGGACGACAGATACAAGGATAACGGTCAGGAGAAGGCTGAAGAAGTATTATTTCGCACGCCGCTTGGACCTGAGGGCCCTGTTGAGAACCAGACTGAGGGTGATGCGACTGTCAATCCATCCCAACAGACACTGACGACTGATGACGTGTTGGGGTCAAGCCACGATGCTTCCTTTTCGCCATCTGTTGCACATCATGCATCGTCTTCCAGTCACTCATCCACTGTGAATGGCTATGATAGATCTTTCTCCCTGCAGCATGTCCTTGTCACAACCAGCCCCGACGGACGTCATTCAGCTACTCACACTACGCCGGGTATGTTTGACGAAAGCATTCCAACTTCCCTGCCACCGTCCCCAGCTCTCTCgccccatccttcttcggAAACCCCAGCGTTTCAGACTCTGGCTTCTGTCCAGCCTCAAATCCCTAtccccccttcttcctccggCTCTCTCACTTTTGCCCAGGACAGCATCACTCTCGGCATTGCAAGCCACCTACTTTCTGCCCACGCAAAGGCCCTACTCAAATATTCATCCACGATCAAGGACACGGGCGAAGCTATGCACAAGATGGCCGAAGAGAGTTTGGAGTGGGGAAATGTGTTGATGAGATTAGCTGGGAAGGTAGAGAACGAAGATACAACAACTAGCCGAGAAAGAGATAACAATTTGGGGGGTCTGCACCGTAGTGGGACGCCTTTAATGTTTGACGGCCACAGAAGATCTACTTCGGTTTACTCTCATGGGAAGCGAACAACAACCAAAGAAGTTCGCGATGATCACATGCGTGCAGCCGGTCTTTCCACACGACCTTACGGAAATGACCCATCACAAGATAGGAAACGTAGAGGAGTGTCTCTTCCGACCAGTATGCTGAGCGAACTACACGAATTGGGAGCCCTTGGCTTGATGAATGTGCACAAGGCTGAAGAAACTTGGAGAAATGCGATCGATCATCTTGCGGAAGTTATGgaaaaagggcaaggtgCCCAAAAGGGGCAAGAGGTCCCTGTTGACAGACAGACAGCTGTTACCAACGGATTGAACGCCGATGCTACCACCGGTTCTGTTAGTGAGATGGTTGAACCATCACCTGCCATTGCTTCCTCCTATCCCGGCATCCACTATGATGCAATCCACCAACAAAATTCCTTTTATGGACACCCCCTGGACCCTTATTCGACCTTGAGGCAGCGAGAGGTTAAAGCTACTATGGAGCACCCTTCCGTTCATGCGTATGCTGCTCCTGAGAATTGGGCAGTCGCGCCTGCTTCTCCCACTGTTCCTCAAGTTGCTGATCCGGGGAATATTAATGAGCAACTGCAACTTCAATCTCCCTCTCACCATGCACCCATTTTCCATGAGCTATCAAGCGATATCAAATTTGCTGAAGCgatcaacaacaagcaatCAGGGAGTAACATCACTGCTGCGAGTGGTACAGCCCTAGGTCGAGGAGGCATGTGGGGAAAGGCCGTTGCCGGGAGCAAGGTCGAAGGAAGGAAACTGAAGAAAGTCCAGGAGCAAGGATCAGGTTTTTCAGAAAATGGTACATtgaacaaaaagaagcaTTGGTGGTCTAGAAGGAGTAGTATCATTTCTTAAAAAGATTAAACGAGGTCAAACCCCATGTCCCATTTATTCAGTCTCACTGTTCGTTTATCTAATTATAGAGTTGTACCAGTACAGTATTTTGTCTTTTTACAGACATTCATTTTAAAGCGAGACATAGAGAATTACAATTACATAGAGAGTACATATGATGATTAGTGACATGTTGGTACAACACTGATATTATGTTTATACGTATACCCGAATATCTGATTTCTGCTCCGggccatcttcctccaaaccATCTTCTTATAAATCGGGTCAACGCCCGAGGGAAAGCTTGTTCTTCAGCATCAAGATTTGACCAATCTGAGGCCTAAAAGCTTCTCAATTCTACCCAATCCAACCTGAAAAGTCTCAACTTAAACCTGCCAGTACTTGTTCATGATGGATAACTTACGAGAAGATTATCGCGAGCGACGCTGAACGTAACGCGATACCACCCAGGAATATGGTAATGGTAAGCCGATCCGGGAGCCTAAAGCCAAGCCATTCAGTTGGATAGAATCTTCACAAGGGAGATAAGGCAACATACAATATAGACACCTCCATCAAGAAGTTTTTGGAAGATTTGCTTCTCTGTCGTAACATCGTCAAACTCCAAGGCGGCTCCTAGATTCACCCACACAAAGTTCCCTCTGACCATTGTCAGCTCATAGCATCATGGGTTTATACCAACGTCAGTGATACTCACGCATTGTGGTCGGCTACCGGTACGCCCCTATCTTCAAACCACTTCCTAATGAATGCCTGAGCTTCTCCAAGAAGTTGGCGGTTGGTCGTTATAAACTTCTTGAGTGCTATCTTATCCTGCAATAAGCTTGACCAGATGACATCTGCTGGGGAGGATACTGCTCAGACCGTTAATTTCAATTCTTAATCCACTATTCCATATCAATACTCACATTTCATAAGCATTGAGGTGTTTGCCATTgagcggagaaggaaagggttgTGTTGTGATACCAGAGAACCAACGCGAAGACCGTTCGCGCAAAAGCTACCATCGTATTAGCACATCCTCAAGGTACTTCAGCGAACGCATAATACTCTTTGCTCATTCCATAGACCACTGTAAATCGAAAATCAGTTGAGCGAGGCAAGAAATAGATAAAAATGAGTACCCACCATGAAGCCTAGATTTATCAAAATTTATCCCGAGTTCCTCTTGCACATTGAGTGAAAGCATGCTTGTAAAGGGAAGCGCTTCGGGGAAATCTAATCAATGGACTTGGTCAGCCATCTTCAATCCGACAACGATGGCCGAATAGGTTTCTTACCCTTGTTATTGTAAACGCTGAGGGCGTAGATTTCATCTGACACCAAATGAAGGTCTTTGTTTTGACAAAACTTTGCATAGGCAAGTAGCGTTTCTCGAGGGTATGTGCGTCCGAGAGGGTTCTGTGGGTTACAGACGATCTGAACAAAGAAGCCACATATCAGTGTTGATAGAAACAGTGTGATGAAATAGATGACTCACCACAGCGCGTATGGTGATACCTTGTGCCGTAATCTTATCGTACACTTCTTCAAACAACTCCAAGCTTTCGGGGCCGAAAGCTCGTTctggagagagatgaaCTGGGATAAGCTTAACTCGTCCTCGGCT contains:
- a CDS encoding hypothetical protein (HMMPfam hit to Aminotran_1_2, Aminotransferase class I and II, score: 121.1, E(): 2.5e-33), producing the protein MPVPDNTSPRYSLQPPCGLPAPFRLPLRQLEDNGANQVGDIGSVRRSTATDNDGSGDTLMSCFGTLTIPSLPLKDESAEVVGSAHDNHTGVQTKCYPGPKLSDRATQGPDAGPLIDRFSCLFQDQYDCRFNPKGIVSLGVAENFLMQQQCMELFSSALHSNITPLDLSYGDSLWGSRRINKALSAFFNEWFNPAEKVLPEQIITGVGCSAVLDQLFHTILDENEAVLLAAPYYTGFDRDLISRGRVKLIPVHLSPERAFGPESLELFEEVYDKITAQGITIRAVIVCNPQNPLGRTYPRETLLAYAKFCQNKDLHLVSDEIYALSVYNNKDFPEALPFTSMLSLNVQEELGINFDKSRLHVVYGMSKDFCANGLRVGSLVSQHNPFLLRSMANTSMLMKLSSPADVIWSSLLQDKIALKKFITTNRQLLGEAQAFIRKWFEDRGVPVADHNAGNFVWVNLGAALEFDDVTTEKQIFQKLLDGGVYIAPGSAYHYHIPGWYRVTFSVARDNLLVGLGRIEKLLGLRLVKS